A window of Verrucomicrobiia bacterium contains these coding sequences:
- a CDS encoding HAD family phosphatase, with protein MKIKAVLFDLDGVLVDATEWHYEALNRALGLFGYNIARYEHLTTYNGLPTRKKLDMLSVEKGFPRGLHALVNKIKQKYTREEILRNCTPVFEKEFMVHQLKREGYKLAVCSNSIRESVELMLRGSGIWDLFDCVLSNEDVVQAKPDPEIYLMACEKLGVKPQETVIVEDAPHGVEAAKRSGGVLCEVASFNEVDYARVKRTLESAS; from the coding sequence ATGAAGATCAAAGCGGTGTTATTCGATTTGGACGGCGTGCTGGTGGACGCGACGGAGTGGCATTACGAGGCGTTGAATCGCGCGCTGGGGTTGTTCGGTTATAACATCGCGCGCTACGAGCATTTGACGACTTACAACGGCCTGCCGACGCGCAAAAAACTCGACATGCTCTCGGTTGAAAAAGGTTTTCCGCGCGGACTGCACGCGCTGGTGAACAAGATCAAACAGAAATATACGCGGGAAGAAATTTTGCGGAATTGCACGCCGGTGTTCGAGAAGGAGTTCATGGTGCATCAGCTCAAGCGGGAGGGTTACAAGTTGGCGGTGTGCTCGAATTCGATCCGCGAGAGCGTGGAACTGATGTTGCGCGGGAGCGGGATCTGGGATTTGTTCGATTGCGTGTTGAGCAACGAGGACGTGGTGCAGGCGAAGCCGGACCCGGAAATTTATTTGATGGCGTGCGAGAAATTGGGCGTGAAGCCGCAGGAAACGGTGATCGTGGAGGACGCGCCGCACGGCGTGGAGGCGGCGAAACGCAGCGGCGGCGTGCTGTGCGAGGTGGCGTCGTTCAACGAAGTGGATTACGCGCGCGTGAAGCGCACGTTGGAAAGCGCGAGTTAA
- a CDS encoding glycosyltransferase family 2 protein, protein MLQIIIPLGGKAARFQERGHTFPKPLFEIGNRSMIEVVLENLAPPAPVQYTFICRKEHLSQFYLGDMLRLLAPGCRVIALENETAGALCSVLLAVDQLKLDEEIIVANGDQFITTSLEPFYAACREPGIDGCILTFTATHPRWSFAKTDAAGKVVAVAEKRPISKQATAGLYYFRRARDLIEASERMILKGLTTSGQFFVCPVYNELILAGKNVRTHHLPEGTMHSLGTPEDLDVFMKYQLGNVRR, encoded by the coding sequence ATGTTGCAAATCATCATACCACTCGGGGGCAAGGCGGCGCGTTTTCAGGAGCGCGGGCATACGTTTCCGAAGCCGCTGTTCGAGATCGGCAATCGCTCGATGATCGAGGTGGTGCTGGAAAATCTCGCGCCGCCCGCGCCGGTGCAATACACGTTCATCTGCCGCAAGGAGCATCTCTCGCAATTTTATCTGGGCGACATGCTGCGATTGCTGGCGCCGGGTTGCCGGGTGATTGCGCTGGAAAATGAAACGGCGGGGGCGTTGTGCTCGGTGTTGCTCGCGGTGGACCAGCTTAAACTGGACGAGGAAATCATCGTCGCGAATGGCGATCAATTTATCACGACGAGTTTGGAGCCGTTTTATGCGGCTTGCCGGGAACCGGGAATTGACGGGTGCATTTTGACATTCACGGCGACGCATCCGCGGTGGTCGTTTGCGAAGACGGACGCCGCGGGAAAAGTGGTGGCGGTGGCGGAGAAGCGGCCGATCAGCAAGCAGGCGACGGCGGGGTTGTATTATTTTCGGCGCGCGCGCGATTTGATCGAGGCTTCCGAGCGGATGATCTTGAAAGGGCTGACGACGAGCGGGCAGTTTTTTGTGTGCCCGGTTTACAATGAATTGATCCTGGCGGGGAAAAATGTTCGCACCCATCATTTGCCGGAGGGCACGATGCACAGCCTGGGCACGCCGGAAGATCTGGATGTCTTCATGAAATATCAGCTCGGCAATGTGCGGCGATGA